The following proteins come from a genomic window of Alkalinema sp. FACHB-956:
- a CDS encoding response regulator transcription factor gives MQNKSIPHILLVEDEEKLARFIQLELDSEGYQTSVAHEGMTGMTLARNETLDLLILDWMLPGMTGIEICRRLRSTGSKVPVILLTARDDISDRVAGLDAGADDYVVKPFSIEELLARVRAHLRRTQEDDPDVLQFDNLVLNRRTRQVKRGDRAIELTAKEFDLLEYLMRHPRQVYTRNQILENVWGYDFMGDSNIIEVYIRYLRLKLEEQQEERLIHTVRSVGYVLRESSSHSDTP, from the coding sequence ATGCAAAACAAATCCATTCCCCATATCCTCTTAGTCGAAGATGAGGAAAAATTAGCTCGGTTCATTCAATTAGAGCTGGACAGCGAGGGATATCAAACCAGCGTTGCCCATGAAGGGATGACTGGCATGACCCTAGCCCGCAATGAAACGTTAGATCTACTGATTTTGGACTGGATGTTGCCGGGGATGACGGGAATCGAAATTTGCCGACGGTTGCGCAGTACGGGTAGCAAGGTGCCCGTGATTCTCTTAACGGCGCGGGATGACATCAGCGATCGGGTGGCTGGATTAGACGCCGGAGCCGATGACTATGTGGTGAAGCCCTTCAGCATTGAGGAATTACTGGCGCGGGTTCGGGCCCATCTGCGCCGCACCCAAGAAGACGATCCGGATGTCCTACAATTTGACAACTTGGTTCTGAATCGGCGCACTCGGCAAGTTAAGCGGGGCGATCGGGCGATCGAACTAACAGCGAAGGAATTTGACCTGTTGGAATACCTGATGCGTCACCCCCGGCAAGTCTACACCCGTAACCAAATTCTCGAAAATGTCTGGGGCTATGACTTCATGGGCGATTCCAACATCATCGAAGTCTACATCCGCTACCTACGGCTCAAATTGGAGGAACAACAGGAGGAACGCCTAATCCACACTGTTCGCAGCGTCGGATACGTCCTACGGGAATCCAGTAGCCATTCTGATACTCCGTAG
- a CDS encoding GAF domain-containing sensor histidine kinase, whose product MSSFDSQEIQHYQRVLEYISALSYRSGELTSYLQEITLGVSSLLHLDWSVVTLCKDGYERVLASSVDLGEEDHVYEVHGTLTGTVIERGCPLVVEDTDQHPELGEAPEGYRSYLGVPLRTAQNLVIGTICSFHQTPRQFSQREVKVSELFAERAATAIDNYFLYKQQLEFNERLEAEVAIRTEELREAQAKLMEQERLAAIGEFAAIIVHEIRNPLTTVKMGLNAFKKLELTPAYHERLGLALGESQRLENLLSEILLYAKPQTLKLVQLDLVALLRGMLPTLREMPEAEDRSIDLIAEVPNLFQVADIDKLKQVLINIIRNACEATEPNGTVTCWLKVDPIAHTQQIQVHNPGPPIPPEVLAKLTQPFFSTKSGGTGLGLAISKRILDAHGATLTITSNTEQGTWVTIQFPLPTSTLV is encoded by the coding sequence ATGTCCTCCTTCGATTCCCAAGAGATTCAGCATTATCAGCGCGTTTTGGAATATATTTCTGCGCTGAGTTATCGATCGGGTGAACTGACAAGCTATTTACAGGAAATCACCCTAGGCGTCAGTAGCTTGCTCCACCTGGACTGGTCGGTCGTGACCCTGTGCAAGGATGGCTATGAGCGAGTACTGGCCAGCAGCGTTGATTTGGGTGAAGAAGATCATGTCTATGAAGTCCATGGCACGCTAACGGGTACGGTGATTGAACGGGGGTGTCCCCTGGTCGTAGAAGATACCGATCAGCACCCTGAACTGGGCGAAGCACCTGAAGGCTATCGTTCTTACTTGGGAGTGCCTTTACGCACAGCACAAAATCTGGTGATTGGCACCATTTGCTCCTTCCATCAAACCCCACGACAATTTAGCCAACGGGAAGTCAAAGTCTCGGAACTCTTTGCAGAACGAGCCGCAACGGCGATCGACAACTATTTTCTGTATAAACAACAATTGGAATTTAACGAACGGCTGGAAGCGGAAGTTGCCATTCGTACCGAGGAACTGCGGGAAGCCCAAGCCAAGCTAATGGAACAGGAACGGTTGGCCGCGATCGGAGAATTTGCCGCCATTATTGTTCACGAAATTCGCAATCCCCTCACCACAGTCAAAATGGGTTTAAATGCCTTTAAAAAATTAGAGCTCACTCCCGCCTATCACGAGCGTCTGGGCCTTGCCTTAGGGGAATCACAACGCTTAGAAAACCTGTTGAGCGAAATTTTGCTCTATGCCAAACCCCAAACCCTGAAACTGGTGCAATTAGACTTAGTGGCATTGCTCCGGGGAATGCTGCCTACATTACGAGAAATGCCGGAAGCAGAAGACCGTTCGATCGACCTAATTGCAGAGGTGCCGAACCTATTTCAAGTCGCAGATATTGATAAGCTCAAACAGGTGTTGATTAACATTATTCGCAATGCCTGCGAAGCGACAGAACCCAATGGAACGGTTACTTGCTGGTTGAAGGTTGATCCGATCGCCCACACTCAGCAAATTCAGGTACACAACCCTGGCCCCCCAATTCCGCCCGAAGTCTTAGCCAAACTGACTCAACCGTTCTTTTCTACCAAATCCGGTGGCACGGGGCTAGGACTTGCAATCTCCAAGCGCATTCTCGATGCCCATGGGGCGACGTTAACCATAACTTCCAACACTGAGCAGGGCACTTGGGTGACCATCCAATTTCCCCTACCGACCTCAACCTTGGTGTAG
- a CDS encoding DMT family transporter: MHHRVYLWIAAFIFAASNSVTRQITLLGEQHLVDGRNPISLCNVLFVGNLCALILMACLFSRQWNRHLLSQLKRQDWIQLGTIGLLSGALAPALIFAALDNTSVTNVVLFSRLEPPISLLIGVLFFQSRVQRWTALSAIVGFIGIVVTAVLGYTTAFQFDRGIVFVTAAAIILAIASNLSKASLQLVPVSLFNLIRTFLGTIIFFLIAQTLYGSQHFTDAFSPFLWKWMVLYSALIVVGGQICWLNGLKEASTAEITLAHLLEPIAAIAMAFLILGETPTPAQYVGGSIVFISILISLWDLLQQNRKHDRAINWIDEMMGVVNFRGF, from the coding sequence ATGCATCATCGTGTTTACCTTTGGATTGCCGCATTCATTTTTGCAGCCTCTAATTCTGTTACTCGTCAAATCACATTACTGGGAGAACAGCATTTAGTAGATGGCAGAAATCCTATTTCCCTTTGCAATGTTCTATTTGTTGGTAATCTATGCGCCTTAATTTTGATGGCTTGCCTCTTCAGCCGCCAGTGGAATCGCCATCTTTTGAGTCAGCTAAAGCGGCAGGATTGGATTCAGCTAGGAACAATCGGACTGCTTTCCGGTGCCCTTGCTCCTGCACTGATTTTTGCAGCCTTAGACAATACTAGCGTGACCAATGTGGTGCTCTTTAGTCGGTTAGAACCCCCCATTTCTTTGTTAATCGGCGTGCTCTTTTTCCAGAGTCGGGTACAGCGATGGACGGCCTTAAGCGCGATCGTGGGATTTATCGGAATTGTCGTGACTGCGGTCCTGGGCTATACCACCGCATTCCAGTTCGATCGGGGCATTGTATTCGTAACCGCCGCTGCCATCATTCTCGCGATCGCCAGCAATTTAAGCAAAGCCAGTCTACAACTTGTCCCTGTTAGTCTGTTTAACTTAATTCGTACGTTTTTAGGCACAATTATTTTCTTTTTAATTGCTCAAACGCTTTACGGGAGTCAGCATTTCACCGATGCATTTTCCCCCTTTCTGTGGAAATGGATGGTGCTGTATAGCGCGTTGATTGTCGTCGGGGGGCAAATTTGCTGGCTGAATGGCCTCAAAGAGGCTTCTACCGCTGAAATTACCCTAGCGCATCTACTGGAACCGATCGCCGCGATCGCCATGGCCTTTTTAATCCTGGGCGAAACCCCAACGCCCGCGCAATATGTGGGGGGTAGCATTGTATTTATTAGCATTTTGATTAGCCTCTGGGATTTACTACAGCAAAATCGCAAGCACGATCGCGCAATTAACTGGATTGATGAAATGATGGGCGTGGTCAATTTTAGAGGGTTTTAG
- a CDS encoding DM13 domain-containing protein codes for MMKLNLKLNHWATLGAMSAMLTIAAPAVYASAPVLLPPGWQSSAIAAKPEGLMKTGKFVAAEKATTGTARIVQDKGHYYLELDSAFSTSELGPDLHVLLDSQSKPPQAYTAMNGYINLGKLHSYSGMQRYPIPDAINVSKVKSVVIWCRMANATFGYASL; via the coding sequence ATGATGAAACTCAACCTGAAACTGAACCACTGGGCCACGCTAGGTGCCATGTCTGCAATGCTGACGATCGCGGCTCCGGCGGTCTATGCTTCAGCTCCGGTTCTACTCCCACCGGGGTGGCAGTCTTCAGCGATCGCGGCGAAGCCTGAAGGTCTGATGAAGACCGGAAAATTTGTGGCAGCAGAAAAAGCAACGACAGGAACGGCCCGCATTGTGCAAGATAAGGGTCACTACTACCTGGAACTGGATAGCGCGTTCAGTACGAGTGAGCTTGGCCCCGACTTACATGTCTTACTGGATTCCCAGAGCAAGCCGCCCCAAGCCTACACTGCAATGAATGGCTATATTAACCTAGGGAAACTCCACAGTTATAGCGGGATGCAGCGCTATCCCATTCCCGATGCGATCAACGTCTCAAAAGTGAAATCCGTAGTGATTTGGTGCCGGATGGCGAATGCCACCTTTGGCTATGCATCGCTGTAA
- a CDS encoding peroxiredoxin, producing the protein MSEFLRVGQAAPDFTATAVVDQEFKTIKLSDYRGKYVVLFFYPLDFTFVCPTEITAFSDRYEEFSKLNTEVLGVSVDSEFSHLAWIQTDRKSGGVGDLNYPLVADLKKEISTAYNVLDPDAGVALRGLFIIDKDGIIQHATINNLAVGRSVDETLRTLQAFQYTQSHPDEVCPAGWQPGAATMNPDPVKSKEYFAAV; encoded by the coding sequence ATGTCTGAATTCCTCCGGGTTGGTCAAGCGGCCCCTGACTTTACTGCCACTGCCGTAGTTGACCAAGAGTTCAAGACGATTAAGCTGTCGGACTATCGCGGTAAGTACGTTGTCCTGTTCTTCTATCCGCTGGACTTCACCTTTGTGTGCCCTACTGAAATCACTGCATTCAGCGATCGCTATGAAGAGTTCAGCAAGCTGAATACCGAAGTTTTGGGCGTCTCTGTCGATAGCGAATTCTCTCACTTGGCTTGGATTCAAACCGATCGTAAGAGCGGTGGTGTGGGTGACCTGAACTATCCTCTGGTAGCTGACCTGAAGAAAGAAATCAGTACCGCTTACAACGTGCTCGATCCCGACGCAGGGGTAGCACTGCGCGGCCTGTTCATCATCGACAAAGACGGCATCATCCAACACGCCACCATCAACAACTTGGCCGTGGGTCGTAGCGTAGATGAAACCCTGCGTACCCTGCAAGCCTTCCAGTACACCCAGTCCCACCCCGATGAAGTGTGCCCCGCCGGTTGGCAGCCCGGTGCCGCTACGATGAACCCCGACCCCGTCAAGTCGAAGGAATACTTCGCCGCAGTGTAA
- a CDS encoding tetratricopeptide repeat-containing serine protease family protein, with protein sequence MDRWWVPGVFALLVGPGVTFGVMAPAQALPIDRLNEIAQSVTVRIQADRPSSGVLIDRQGDLYTVLTTHHGVQVQDRYTVVTPDGKRYPVEWRSIQPLPNLDLALVQFRSAANYATAKLANYVPTTQQPLFISGFPAPSAAVSEQIRLFIPGQTVPTTQAIALAQNPFSQGYRVFYTNLAEAGMSGSPLFDLNGHVVAIHGRSEGEETFDPQLQEPRRLRLGYSSGILMRTLLQYQPRLSVQTKETPPPAPTPVETAAMAKLLQNWVVTPAGAPSAMTWVNYSNTLYRLGRFPEALAAIDKALELEFNAPQFWYFQGVILQAMQRPQEAVNAFDRATQLQPNFYRAWQAKALVLSTLGRSIEAIGSLDQALQIDPQAYVALYLRAQVLGQALQQPQAALLDLDRVLQLQPEFVEAWVLKGRVLQSLGKSAEALVAVNQALAIEPRDRDAQALRVSLRSGR encoded by the coding sequence ATGGATCGTTGGTGGGTTCCTGGAGTATTCGCACTATTGGTTGGCCCAGGCGTGACCTTCGGGGTGATGGCTCCCGCTCAGGCATTGCCGATCGATCGCCTCAACGAGATTGCACAGTCTGTAACAGTGCGCATTCAGGCCGATCGCCCCAGTTCGGGCGTTTTGATCGATCGCCAGGGGGATTTGTATACGGTTTTGACCACCCATCACGGCGTACAAGTCCAGGATCGCTATACGGTGGTGACGCCCGATGGTAAGCGTTACCCCGTGGAATGGCGCAGCATTCAGCCCTTGCCGAATTTAGATCTCGCCTTAGTGCAGTTTCGCAGTGCGGCCAACTATGCCACGGCCAAACTCGCCAACTATGTGCCCACAACCCAGCAACCGTTGTTTATTTCTGGGTTTCCGGCTCCTAGTGCGGCGGTTTCCGAACAAATTCGCCTATTTATTCCCGGCCAAACCGTCCCGACAACCCAGGCGATCGCCCTGGCGCAAAACCCCTTTTCCCAAGGCTATCGAGTTTTCTATACCAACCTGGCGGAGGCGGGCATGAGTGGCAGTCCGCTGTTCGATCTGAATGGCCATGTGGTAGCGATCCATGGGAGATCGGAGGGGGAAGAGACCTTTGATCCACAGTTACAAGAACCTCGGCGGCTGCGCTTGGGCTACAGTTCGGGGATTTTGATGCGGACGTTGTTGCAGTACCAGCCCCGACTTTCGGTACAAACCAAAGAGACGCCACCACCTGCACCAACGCCTGTGGAAACAGCGGCCATGGCGAAACTTCTACAGAATTGGGTGGTGACGCCTGCGGGGGCACCCAGTGCCATGACCTGGGTGAATTACAGCAATACACTCTATCGCTTGGGGCGTTTTCCCGAAGCGTTGGCCGCGATCGATAAAGCCTTGGAATTGGAATTTAATGCCCCCCAGTTTTGGTATTTCCAAGGGGTGATTTTGCAGGCAATGCAGCGGCCTCAGGAGGCGGTGAATGCCTTCGATCGGGCAACACAATTGCAACCGAATTTCTATCGCGCATGGCAAGCTAAGGCATTGGTATTATCGACATTGGGCCGTTCGATCGAAGCGATCGGCTCCTTGGATCAAGCCTTACAAATTGATCCCCAAGCCTATGTTGCATTGTATCTACGGGCCCAGGTACTGGGTCAGGCATTGCAGCAACCCCAGGCTGCGTTATTAGATCTCGATCGGGTACTTCAGTTGCAACCAGAGTTTGTGGAAGCTTGGGTGTTAAAAGGACGGGTTCTCCAATCGTTAGGCAAATCGGCGGAGGCATTGGTGGCGGTCAATCAGGCATTGGCGATCGAACCGCGCGATCGGGATGCCCAAGCCTTGCGAGTCAGTTTACGATCGGGCCGTTAG
- a CDS encoding O-antigen ligase family protein, whose protein sequence is MGWHTWVLLGYSLFGRGFSYVGVAPLYIGEITLFFGFITLILNRSFSKLIGHYLPQLFRQPAPCFLVIFFLWCVFHTIPYVPVYGINAIRDAAMYYYSLYAFIIAVVLTARPELLIFLLRRYRSFITIFLLILPFTWTIYQAGVSPNIPGTTATMIDMKVADVMAHLSACLAFFVALKPPGVISFLFLFLMNVGYVGSQANRSGTVAFVLAFLVVGINQIQSKRLWKILIVVGIALTLIVALNPNLIEVVSSKVGTIFSDEGSTRYQGTKEWRQRWWTKIINYTFGGEYFWTGRGFGINLATVDGFDPFQDGILRSPHNGHINLLARTGVPGFILWLCAQLSWGSTMLLAYVHSRLRGLQHWSGLFMTLLTYWIAFMTTTTFEVIIEGPTGAIWIWTIYGVGMAAIQIYRTTPELLDFSGRQPVGVPANEEALALQPVFTESKG, encoded by the coding sequence TTGGGTTGGCATACTTGGGTTTTGCTAGGATACTCGCTCTTTGGGCGTGGGTTTTCCTATGTGGGTGTGGCTCCACTTTATATTGGTGAAATCACATTATTTTTTGGTTTTATAACCCTAATACTCAATCGTTCTTTCTCAAAACTTATCGGCCATTACCTACCCCAGCTTTTTCGTCAACCCGCACCCTGTTTTCTAGTTATTTTTTTCCTTTGGTGTGTCTTCCATACCATTCCCTATGTTCCCGTATACGGCATCAATGCAATCAGAGATGCTGCCATGTATTACTACAGTTTGTATGCATTTATCATTGCTGTTGTTTTGACTGCTAGACCAGAGTTATTAATTTTTCTCTTAAGAAGATATCGTAGTTTCATCACAATTTTTCTACTAATTTTGCCCTTTACCTGGACTATTTATCAGGCAGGAGTTTCTCCCAATATTCCGGGAACAACTGCAACCATGATTGATATGAAGGTAGCAGATGTGATGGCCCATCTATCGGCTTGTTTAGCATTTTTTGTAGCGCTAAAACCTCCAGGAGTCATCTCATTTTTGTTTTTATTTCTAATGAATGTAGGCTATGTGGGGAGTCAAGCTAATCGATCGGGAACGGTTGCCTTTGTACTTGCATTCCTTGTTGTTGGAATTAATCAAATCCAGAGTAAACGACTGTGGAAAATTTTGATTGTAGTTGGCATAGCATTGACTTTAATCGTTGCTTTAAATCCCAATTTAATTGAAGTTGTCTCTTCCAAAGTCGGAACTATTTTCTCCGATGAAGGGTCTACCCGCTATCAAGGAACAAAAGAGTGGCGACAAAGATGGTGGACTAAGATTATTAACTATACGTTTGGAGGCGAATATTTTTGGACTGGGCGGGGATTTGGAATTAATCTAGCGACAGTGGATGGCTTTGATCCATTTCAGGATGGCATTCTACGCAGTCCCCACAACGGCCATATCAACCTCTTGGCGAGAACAGGAGTGCCAGGTTTTATTCTCTGGTTGTGTGCTCAGTTGAGTTGGGGAAGCACCATGCTGTTAGCCTATGTGCATAGTCGGCTACGGGGGTTACAGCATTGGTCGGGTTTATTTATGACCCTCTTAACCTACTGGATCGCGTTTATGACAACAACAACCTTCGAGGTCATTATTGAAGGTCCAACGGGAGCCATTTGGATTTGGACAATTTATGGGGTTGGGATGGCTGCCATTCAAATTTACCGAACAACCCCTGAATTGCTGGATTTCTCTGGGAGACAACCAGTAGGTGTCCCAGCTAATGAGGAAGCTCTCGCTTTACAACCTGTATTCACAGAATCCAAAGGCTAG
- a CDS encoding glycosyltransferase: MKILLSAYACEPNRGSEPGVGWNVALALAQYSGTHHQVYVLTTAAHRSGIEAELAHNPQPNLTVIYLDPFDWVYDWSQEGKHYTWAVNLHYYLWQVKAYLVARSLHKLHQFDIAQHVTYVRYYNPSFLALLPVPFIFGPVGGAEVTPPPFLTTFKSKDQWFERIRALAKRMGEWDPFLWLTIRRSALVWVTTQDTEKRIQALAAPRVETLSESGLIDSEIDQLCQYCLPSEEPIQFISMGRLLHWKGFHLGIQAFAQANLPNATYWILGEGPEEGRLKQLVQSLGLGDRVQFLGKLPRAEGLQKLAQSHALVHPSLHDSGGWVCLEAMATGRPVICLDLGGPGTQVTSETGFKIPAHAPEQAIQDLAKAMVEVATNPPLRERMGAAGRVRIQQHYRWENRAELLTQTYSKILQSQSSKVTRQNNEKVRT, encoded by the coding sequence ATGAAAATTTTGCTCTCTGCCTATGCCTGTGAACCAAACCGGGGGTCAGAACCGGGCGTGGGATGGAACGTGGCCTTGGCCTTGGCTCAGTATTCCGGAACCCACCACCAAGTGTATGTACTCACCACCGCCGCGCACCGATCGGGAATTGAAGCTGAACTCGCTCACAATCCTCAGCCCAACCTCACAGTTATTTATTTAGATCCCTTCGATTGGGTGTATGACTGGAGTCAGGAAGGGAAGCATTACACATGGGCTGTCAACTTACATTATTATCTCTGGCAAGTAAAAGCCTACCTAGTGGCGCGATCCCTTCATAAGCTGCATCAGTTTGATATTGCCCAACATGTTACCTATGTACGGTATTACAACCCTAGTTTTTTAGCCTTGCTGCCGGTTCCCTTTATCTTTGGGCCAGTGGGCGGAGCTGAAGTGACTCCCCCTCCGTTTCTGACCACATTTAAATCCAAGGATCAATGGTTTGAGCGAATTCGGGCGCTCGCTAAACGGATGGGTGAATGGGATCCCTTTCTGTGGCTGACGATCAGACGGAGTGCCCTGGTATGGGTCACGACTCAAGATACGGAGAAACGTATCCAAGCCTTAGCAGCTCCCAGGGTGGAAACTCTGAGCGAGTCTGGATTAATCGATTCTGAAATTGATCAGTTATGTCAATACTGTTTACCATCCGAGGAACCGATCCAGTTCATTAGCATGGGCCGCTTACTGCATTGGAAAGGATTTCATCTGGGGATTCAAGCCTTTGCCCAGGCCAACCTGCCCAATGCCACCTATTGGATTTTAGGGGAAGGCCCTGAGGAAGGACGACTCAAGCAACTGGTGCAATCCCTAGGATTAGGCGATCGGGTGCAATTTCTAGGAAAATTACCTCGGGCCGAAGGACTCCAAAAATTGGCACAATCCCATGCTTTAGTGCATCCCAGTCTCCATGACTCCGGCGGTTGGGTTTGTCTAGAAGCCATGGCCACGGGGCGACCTGTGATTTGTTTGGATTTGGGAGGCCCAGGAACGCAAGTCACCTCAGAAACGGGATTTAAAATTCCTGCCCATGCCCCCGAACAAGCCATTCAAGACCTAGCCAAGGCTATGGTAGAGGTAGCCACCAATCCCCCCCTAAGGGAACGGATGGGAGCAGCAGGCAGAGTGCGTATTCAGCAGCATTACCGCTGGGAAAATCGGGCAGAATTACTGACACAAACCTACAGCAAGATTCTCCAATCTCAATCCTCGAAGGTAACAAGACAGAACAATGAGAAAGTTAGGACTTAG
- a CDS encoding glycosyltransferase: MKIYCYLKHFPLEKDPHSEGVCKAVHGLASGLVQQGASVTVLCEGTPSGQRLTPAGYEIQCFPSEGSSPSWNLAPELQQFLQTQFTGADATAAIVILNGIFHRSVAAVAQQLHKLRVPYIVAPHDPYHPTIFQKNAHLKWPYWFLVEKRLLQQATAIQVLDAQHQQWLSRLGIRTPIVALPNGFEPQDVLPEADLQWHNPATARFFFLGRLDAYNKGLDLLVDAFAQYQQSATAASHLTLQGSDWGDRATLEAQVKRLNLSETVKFLSPDYHTSPSQLAVQYDVFCMPSRFEGFSLSALEAMLAGRVLLVSEVAGIATHVQASGCGVVVQATAESIAQGMTKLWNCRDRWPEMGLKGRQYALDNLRWDKIAQQALQQYSRLEMV, encoded by the coding sequence ATGAAGATTTACTGTTATCTCAAGCATTTTCCCCTCGAGAAAGATCCCCATTCCGAAGGGGTCTGCAAAGCAGTGCATGGTCTGGCATCGGGTTTAGTCCAACAGGGTGCCTCCGTCACCGTACTGTGTGAGGGAACACCGTCAGGACAACGCCTCACCCCTGCTGGCTACGAGATTCAATGTTTTCCCAGCGAAGGTTCCTCGCCCAGTTGGAACCTAGCCCCAGAACTCCAGCAATTTCTTCAAACACAGTTCACCGGAGCCGATGCAACGGCGGCGATCGTCATCCTCAACGGCATTTTCCACCGCAGTGTCGCCGCCGTTGCCCAGCAACTGCACAAGTTGCGAGTTCCCTATATCGTGGCTCCCCACGATCCCTATCACCCCACGATTTTCCAAAAAAATGCCCATCTGAAGTGGCCCTACTGGTTTTTAGTGGAAAAACGCTTACTACAACAGGCCACCGCCATCCAAGTACTGGATGCCCAGCATCAACAATGGCTAAGTCGGTTAGGCATTCGCACCCCCATCGTGGCGTTGCCCAATGGCTTTGAACCCCAAGATGTGCTGCCGGAAGCAGACTTGCAATGGCATAACCCAGCAACGGCGCGCTTTTTCTTTTTAGGCCGTTTAGATGCCTATAACAAAGGCTTGGATCTCCTCGTGGATGCCTTTGCCCAATATCAACAATCTGCAACTGCTGCCAGCCATTTAACGCTTCAAGGGTCGGATTGGGGCGATCGAGCCACCCTAGAGGCGCAAGTTAAACGATTAAATTTATCGGAAACTGTGAAGTTTCTGTCACCGGACTATCACACCAGTCCGTCTCAGTTAGCAGTTCAGTATGATGTGTTCTGTATGCCCTCGCGCTTTGAAGGGTTTAGTCTTTCGGCGCTAGAAGCGATGTTAGCCGGTCGGGTTTTACTTGTTTCGGAGGTCGCAGGCATTGCAACCCACGTCCAAGCTAGTGGCTGTGGTGTAGTCGTACAAGCAACCGCCGAGAGTATTGCCCAAGGAATGACCAAGCTTTGGAATTGCCGCGATCGCTGGCCAGAAATGGGATTAAAGGGTCGCCAATATGCCTTAGACAATCTTCGGTGGGACAAAATTGCCCAACAAGCCCTTCAACAGTACAGTCGTTTGGAGATGGTATGA
- a CDS encoding glycosyltransferase family 4 protein, translating into MKVLLLNDSDNQGGAARGAYRLYKGLQQLGVDAKMLVRNQHTDDPGVFAQRTLWTTISRRMGNLPLLRYPNRQVGLFSSQWFPNGTVQQIRRLQPDILHLNWICSGYLTVEAIGQLRQPMVWTLRDMWAFTGGCHYSQSCDRYEQTCGRCPHLDSSRAQDLSRWIWARKQRAWRNLNLTLVAPSHWIADCAQQSTLFQNHRIEVIHHGLNVNIFKPTDPKLARAALQLPLDKQIIVFGAPNALEDPRKGFQYLLPALQQLIANDWGQRIHLVIFGAEDPQMPIQLNCPVTSLGHIHSDHTLALLYAAADVMIVPSLQEAFGHTACEAIACGTPVVGFNATGIKDIVDHQQSGYLANAYHIDDLARGIAWVLQDPERHTQLRQTARSQAVAKFDHVKQAVYYSHLFQELLEQQPQCQGAPAIAQSFAPLPAIHPWKG; encoded by the coding sequence ATGAAAGTTCTGCTACTCAATGACTCCGATAACCAGGGGGGCGCTGCACGAGGGGCCTATCGTCTGTACAAAGGTTTGCAGCAACTAGGGGTTGATGCCAAAATGTTGGTTCGGAATCAACATACGGATGATCCTGGCGTGTTTGCCCAGCGAACCCTGTGGACTACAATCTCGCGTCGGATGGGAAATTTGCCCCTGCTGCGGTATCCCAATCGCCAAGTGGGGTTATTTTCAAGCCAGTGGTTTCCTAACGGAACTGTCCAGCAAATTCGTCGGTTGCAGCCTGATATTCTGCATCTCAATTGGATTTGCAGTGGCTATCTCACCGTGGAAGCGATCGGGCAATTGCGTCAGCCCATGGTTTGGACGTTACGGGATATGTGGGCCTTTACTGGTGGCTGCCACTATAGTCAAAGTTGCGATCGCTACGAACAAACCTGTGGTCGTTGCCCCCACCTTGACAGTTCCCGCGCTCAAGATTTATCCCGCTGGATTTGGGCCCGTAAGCAGAGAGCCTGGCGAAATTTAAATCTGACCTTGGTCGCTCCCAGTCATTGGATAGCGGATTGTGCTCAACAAAGTACGCTGTTTCAGAACCATCGCATTGAAGTGATTCACCATGGCCTCAATGTCAACATCTTTAAGCCCACGGATCCCAAGCTGGCTCGGGCAGCCCTACAACTCCCCTTAGATAAGCAAATTATTGTCTTTGGGGCACCCAATGCCCTAGAGGATCCTCGCAAAGGCTTTCAATACCTGTTGCCGGCTTTGCAGCAACTGATTGCCAATGATTGGGGCCAACGAATTCACTTAGTCATTTTTGGGGCCGAGGATCCCCAGATGCCCATCCAGCTCAACTGCCCAGTGACCTCCCTCGGCCATATCCACTCCGATCACACCTTAGCTTTATTGTATGCAGCAGCGGATGTGATGATTGTCCCTTCCCTCCAGGAAGCCTTTGGCCATACGGCCTGTGAAGCGATCGCCTGTGGCACCCCAGTGGTGGGCTTCAATGCAACGGGCATCAAAGATATTGTCGATCATCAACAAAGCGGTTATCTTGCCAATGCCTATCACATTGATGATTTGGCGCGGGGAATTGCCTGGGTTCTTCAGGATCCAGAGCGCCATACCCAATTACGGCAAACAGCACGATCGCAGGCTGTTGCAAAGTTTGACCATGTTAAACAAGCTGTCTACTACTCCCATCTTTTTCAGGAGTTATTGGAACAACAGCCCCAATGCCAAGGGGCACCTGCGATCGCCCAGTCCTTTGCCCCTTTACCCGCCATTCATCCTTGGAAAGGATAA